One genomic window of Mogibacterium diversum includes the following:
- a CDS encoding YhgE/Pip domain-containing protein: MKKRTITSLLLAFILVTSLLVTGCSKGGSSNTEKSSSSGTIAIVNQDIGVESSGKTVNYSEEFIKTLDKKKYKVVSSASAEEGIKKGTYAGAIFFPSDLSANILNINYQNPQPIKLEYKISNKLNKASHDGTQDRVFETYKKFNDKLAYAYVNAILDEVELGQYNVSAIFNNDGSNLAAARKLASGNYNADFKMPNMPEQNVKYNNQDTRRLAENGKSYAADLNTLYKEAYAKNYDTIRDELLSPTLSYAVYEKLDLVKRDIDAAVNYINNVNRYKEAVAKYKEEVDKYLATGTNRADLDAARTKVDDAERIVTDSAPSSSDIANHKNDLVNAVRNYQGTMGDLSSKLSPETMTRNSNAGVSSSGATYEKAIKYRMDDFLQILNSTTEQLNKVQNENVSKLTAAYSENSKFTMDTVKVMNETNAKNHAALDASVNAFNRTAEANSLDTKTRLKAFSEILSNAKVEGRVSSDVIKFLIQPTMLVEKK; the protein is encoded by the coding sequence TTGAAAAAACGTACAATCACATCATTACTACTTGCTTTCATTCTTGTTACCTCGTTACTAGTAACAGGATGTTCAAAAGGAGGAAGTTCGAACACAGAGAAGAGTTCGTCATCGGGTACTATTGCTATCGTCAATCAGGATATAGGGGTTGAGAGCTCTGGTAAGACTGTTAACTACTCAGAGGAATTTATCAAAACACTTGATAAGAAGAAGTACAAAGTTGTTTCCAGCGCCTCTGCAGAGGAAGGCATCAAGAAGGGGACATATGCTGGAGCTATTTTCTTTCCTTCTGACTTGTCGGCTAATATTCTAAATATTAACTACCAGAACCCACAGCCAATAAAGCTAGAGTATAAGATTAGTAACAAGCTGAACAAAGCATCTCATGATGGAACACAAGATCGTGTCTTTGAGACATACAAGAAATTCAACGATAAGCTCGCATACGCATATGTTAACGCGATACTTGACGAGGTGGAACTAGGACAGTACAACGTAAGTGCTATCTTTAATAATGATGGTAGCAACCTGGCAGCTGCGAGAAAGCTTGCATCAGGAAATTACAATGCTGATTTCAAAATGCCTAACATGCCTGAGCAGAATGTTAAATACAATAATCAGGACACACGCAGACTCGCTGAAAACGGAAAATCATATGCTGCAGATTTAAACACATTATATAAAGAGGCATATGCTAAAAATTACGATACAATACGTGATGAACTATTATCGCCAACATTGTCTTATGCTGTATATGAGAAACTTGATCTAGTAAAGCGTGATATCGATGCTGCTGTAAATTACATTAACAATGTAAATAGATATAAAGAAGCAGTAGCAAAGTACAAAGAGGAAGTAGATAAATATCTTGCTACAGGAACAAACCGTGCTGATTTAGACGCTGCTAGAACAAAGGTCGATGATGCAGAGAGAATAGTTACGGATTCTGCTCCATCGTCGTCCGATATAGCAAATCATAAAAATGATTTAGTAAATGCCGTTAGAAACTATCAAGGAACTATGGGTGACCTGTCATCAAAGCTCAGCCCTGAAACTATGACAAGGAATAGTAATGCTGGAGTAAGCTCATCTGGAGCAACATACGAAAAGGCAATAAAGTATAGAATGGATGACTTCTTACAGATTCTAAATAGCACAACAGAGCAGCTTAACAAGGTTCAGAATGAGAATGTTTCGAAGCTAACTGCAGCATATTCAGAAAATAGCAAATTCACAATGGATACTGTAAAAGTTATGAACGAGACAAATGCTAAGAACCATGCAGCGCTTGATGCATCGGTAAATGCATTCAATAGAACTGCTGAAGCAAACAGCCTTGATACAAAAACAAGACTCAAGGCATTTAGCGAAATTCTGTCCAACGCTAAGGTTGAAGGCAGAGTAAGCAGTGATGTTATAAAGTTTTTAATACAGCCAACAATGCTGGTTGAAAAGAAGTAA
- the rpmJ gene encoding 50S ribosomal protein L36: MKVRASVKPICEKCKVIKRHGKVMVICENPKHKQRQG, translated from the coding sequence ATGAAAGTTAGAGCTTCAGTAAAGCCAATTTGCGAAAAGTGCAAGGTAATCAAGAGACATGGAAAAGTCATGGTAATCTGTGAAAATCCTAAGCATAAGCAGAGACAAGGCTAG
- the rpsM gene encoding 30S ribosomal protein S13: protein MARIAGVDLPRDKRIEIGLTYIYGIGLVTSKDILAKAGVDGDIRVRDLTEEDAGKIRKVIETEHIVEGDLRREVSLNIKRLMEIGSYRGIRHRRGLPVRGQKTKTNARTRKGPKRLAGKKK from the coding sequence ATGGCAAGAATTGCCGGAGTTGACCTACCTAGAGATAAGAGAATCGAAATCGGTCTTACTTATATCTATGGAATCGGTCTAGTAACATCCAAGGACATCCTCGCTAAAGCAGGAGTGGATGGTGACATCAGAGTAAGAGATCTTACAGAAGAAGATGCCGGAAAGATTAGAAAGGTCATTGAGACTGAGCATATCGTAGAAGGTGATCTTAGAAGAGAAGTTTCCCTCAACATCAAGAGACTGATGGAGATCGGAAGCTACAGAGGAATCAGACACAGAAGAGGTCTCCCAGTTAGAGGCCAGAAGACCAAGACAAACGCAAGAACTCGTAAGGGTCCTAAGCGTCTTGCTGGCAAGAAGAAATAA
- a CDS encoding DNA-directed RNA polymerase subunit alpha, protein MIEIVKPTITKEIDENGQYGKFVVEPLERGYGTTLGNCMRRILLSSLPGAAITSVKIDGVLHEFSTIPGVKEDVTEIILNLKRLAVRINGDEEKRAIINAVGAREVTAADIIVDSDTEIFNPDLHIATLAENATLVMEMNIASGRGYVPAEQNKTDSTPIAVIPVDSIFTPVKKVNFTVENTRVGQVTDYDKLTLELWTDGSITPEEGVSIGAKIMLEHLNLFIGLGSEVNEMDFMVEKSEARKEKALEMTIEELELSVRSFNCLKRASINTVQELTQRTEEDMMKVRNLGMKSLVEVKNKLTELGLSLKPNDEN, encoded by the coding sequence ATGATTGAGATAGTAAAGCCAACAATTACTAAGGAAATCGATGAAAATGGACAGTACGGAAAGTTCGTTGTAGAACCTCTCGAGAGAGGATACGGTACAACGCTCGGAAACTGCATGAGAAGAATTCTTCTCAGCTCTTTACCAGGAGCAGCTATCACTTCTGTCAAGATTGACGGTGTACTCCATGAGTTCTCAACTATTCCAGGCGTCAAGGAAGATGTTACAGAGATTATCTTGAACCTCAAGAGACTTGCTGTAAGAATCAATGGCGACGAAGAGAAGAGAGCGATTATCAATGCTGTTGGTGCTAGAGAAGTAACAGCAGCGGATATCATCGTTGATTCCGATACGGAGATTTTCAATCCAGATTTACACATTGCAACTCTAGCAGAGAATGCAACTTTGGTAATGGAGATGAACATCGCTTCGGGAAGAGGATATGTACCTGCAGAGCAGAATAAGACAGATTCAACTCCTATAGCAGTTATTCCAGTAGACTCAATATTCACACCTGTTAAGAAGGTTAACTTCACAGTTGAGAATACAAGAGTTGGGCAGGTGACTGATTACGATAAGCTAACGCTTGAGCTTTGGACAGATGGTTCAATCACTCCAGAAGAGGGTGTTTCCATCGGTGCAAAGATCATGCTAGAGCACCTCAACCTATTCATTGGATTAGGATCTGAGGTGAACGAGATGGACTTCATGGTCGAGAAGAGTGAAGCTCGTAAGGAAAAGGCACTTGAGATGACAATTGAAGAGCTAGAGCTCTCAGTTCGTTCGTTTAACTGCCTCAAGAGAGCTTCAATCAACACAGTTCAGGAGCTAACTCAGCGTACTGAAGAAGACATGATGAAGGTTAGAAACCTCGGAATGAAGTCGCTTGTAGAAGTAAAGAATAAGCTTACAGAGCTCGGATTGAGCCTTAAGCCTAATGACGAAAACTAA
- the rpsD gene encoding 30S ribosomal protein S4, translated as MARNREPVLKRAKALGIEPQYMGINKKSKRQAQQSRRKKSEYGLQLNEKQKVKFVYGLQEKQFRNLYAKAEKRPGQVGTNLLVMLESRFDNVVFRMGFAATRREARQLVNHGHFLVNGKKANIPSMELKAGDVITVKEKSQSSPKFKELKDMVITTPQWISIDLDKLEGKIVTAPSREDIDLPIAEHSIVEFYSR; from the coding sequence ATGGCTAGAAATAGAGAACCAGTACTGAAGAGAGCTAAGGCACTAGGCATTGAGCCACAGTACATGGGTATAAATAAGAAATCTAAGAGACAGGCTCAGCAGAGCAGAAGAAAGAAGAGCGAGTACGGTCTTCAGCTCAACGAGAAGCAGAAGGTTAAGTTCGTATACGGACTTCAGGAGAAGCAGTTCAGAAATCTATATGCTAAGGCTGAAAAGAGACCTGGACAGGTTGGTACAAACCTTCTCGTAATGCTCGAGAGCAGATTCGACAACGTTGTATTCAGAATGGGTTTTGCAGCTACAAGAAGAGAAGCTAGACAGCTAGTTAACCACGGACACTTCCTAGTTAATGGCAAGAAGGCTAACATCCCTTCAATGGAACTCAAGGCTGGAGATGTAATCACTGTAAAGGAAAAGTCTCAGTCATCTCCTAAGTTCAAGGAGCTTAAGGATATGGTTATCACAACTCCACAGTGGATTAGCATTGATCTAGACAAGCTTGAGGGTAAAATCGTTACAGCACCAAGCCGTGAAGACATTGATCTACCAATCGCAGAGCACAGCATCGTTGAGTTCTACTCAAGATAG
- the rpsK gene encoding 30S ribosomal protein S11, with product MAAVKKTVRKKKRERKNVERGQAHIQSTFNNTLVTLTDMDGNALSWSSAGSNGFRGSRKSTPFAAQSAAEVAAKAAMEHGLKTVEVYVKGPGSGREAAIRALQTAGLNVTMIKDITPIPHNGCRPPKKRRV from the coding sequence ATGGCAGCTGTTAAGAAGACAGTTAGAAAGAAGAAAAGAGAACGTAAAAACGTTGAAAGAGGCCAGGCTCACATCCAGTCCACATTTAACAACACACTAGTTACTCTAACAGATATGGACGGAAACGCACTATCATGGTCAAGTGCTGGCTCAAATGGCTTCAGAGGTTCGAGAAAGTCGACACCTTTTGCTGCACAGAGCGCTGCTGAGGTTGCAGCAAAGGCAGCTATGGAGCATGGTCTAAAGACAGTAGAGGTATACGTAAAGGGTCCTGGTTCCGGTAGAGAAGCTGCTATCAGAGCACTTCAGACTGCTGGACTCAATGTAACAATGATTAAGGATATTACGCCAATTCCTCACAATGGATGCAGGCCACCTAAGAAGAGAAGAGTCTAA
- a CDS encoding WXG100 family type VII secretion target — protein sequence MTQIRLNAEGLSQASSTLRSQGNELEGLITQMQNVINTLPDSWEGAAANAYVEQFAGLKPGLDKTRELVETIARQIDQSLAAAQELDANIAGQFI from the coding sequence ATGACACAGATTAGACTAAATGCAGAAGGCCTATCACAGGCATCTTCAACTCTCAGATCACAGGGCAATGAGCTCGAAGGGCTTATTACACAGATGCAGAACGTTATTAACACTCTGCCTGATAGCTGGGAGGGTGCAGCTGCTAACGCATATGTTGAGCAGTTTGCCGGACTAAAGCCAGGACTAGACAAGACTAGAGAGCTAGTTGAGACAATCGCTAGACAGATTGACCAGTCTCTAGCCGCTGCACAGGAGCTTGACGCAAACATCGCAGGACAGTTCATATAA
- the essC gene encoding type VII secretion protein EssC, with amino-acid sequence MDYRLLLFEDGKYTERVVDGKSLGEVTLFCRAINEAGETELALPNQYEALATRGKQVVKIGNAVSCVIRPNSETPYTVITGRSLESHGEVYVNGEKVAVADLTPGDKILIGETEFIYHEEWLEICGVCGETYETDLISYIGKPERFEDFPIYKRSPRIIKTEPYAKIQIKTPDKEERQKRGELVKRILPSCVMIIATILMSVFMRRGMFMMVMVAATGATMIITVVTYIDDKKAKAAEKKERTEAYEEYLLKKRKELYDRTEEFKESKRYHNLSLVKIEDEVKHYSNRIYERNFNDEDFLTISLGTAPGVPSFKIECDDEGYGRAGDKLYSEMLDIYNNFKDVQDLPYVVDLKKSHLGIVGRPEYCRARLRDIVTQTAFFQSYHDVCIVPVVGEANNSEYDWMHWLPHTEIRSINVSGVIIGENQRDQVLGHIARELKARSLTRDESRKETRFTPHYVFLIDESKLIINHSIMEHLKEEGSELGFTLIYITQTEKNLPENVKTILEVEAKNEGKVLMDEGHLINKKLEFDMANIDYETFARRLKPLIHNKGVTTQIPENISFLELYGVKSPAEIDVRNLWNSNATHRSLSVPLGVRGKGDIVTLDLHEKAHGPHGLVAGTTGSGKSEILQSYILSLACNFHPHDVGFLLIDYKGGGMANLFRKLPHLLGTITNLDGAESMRALASIKSELKRRQDVFNRNGVNNINKYSEKFRAGQATEPMPHLFIISDEFAELKKEQPEFMAELVSTARVGRSLGVHLILATQKPTGIVDDQIWSNSRFKLCLKVQNEADSRELLHSGDAANITNPGRAYLQVGNNEIFELFQSAYSGGAYSVEKEQSEADERIFVLNELGQGRLINEDLSLGESSDINKVTQLDAVVDHIRDIYEAEPCTEVMKPWLPPLATEIINPNIANIEVGELPDTSFDVGIIDMPDKQKQEVYTHDFSKSGNMAIFGTSKVGKSTAATNAILSLSAKNSPNTLNMYIVDFGNTALFALKDLPQVADYISFDDTEKFRKLRNILSDEISARKKKFARYNVTTLEMYNASGSEIMPAIVVVIDNYDVIKEIDYDLENYFTQLTRDGVGVGIYTLVTATRANAMKYAVLNNFGARICNFMSDSSEIVSLIGRSEYKLSDIKGRALVSKDNVYLMQEFLPVRCEHKSHYNTELQRMVEAIKNANIGTTAEKISVLPDEVNFEEIILDKVDGDNRIAIGLDSEKVAPYYIDNRSQVKLILGPVQSGKTNALKVILEQLNNEKIFLFDSRTRDLDDYENSNNVVYADPASDIGEFIANFEDIIQTRERAYSKYDGNLKMKEFYASLDPISLIVEDVDICVEVLGSKVTEFNSLLCRGLATQIHVYATAMSNKLKGFDAVSKTVRDNAQSGIVLGDPQSQQIFAIRKNELGKERGMSYVYENGVIAMVKIPRM; translated from the coding sequence ATGGATTACAGACTTTTATTGTTCGAAGATGGCAAGTATACGGAGAGGGTAGTAGATGGAAAGTCACTAGGTGAGGTGACGCTGTTTTGCCGTGCCATTAATGAAGCGGGAGAGACAGAACTTGCACTTCCCAACCAGTACGAAGCGCTTGCTACAAGAGGGAAGCAAGTGGTGAAAATAGGGAATGCGGTGTCATGCGTAATTCGTCCTAACTCCGAAACTCCTTACACCGTCATAACAGGCAGAAGCCTCGAATCACATGGAGAAGTCTATGTTAATGGAGAAAAAGTTGCAGTGGCAGATCTTACTCCAGGAGATAAGATTCTGATTGGCGAAACTGAATTTATATACCACGAAGAGTGGCTAGAAATATGCGGAGTTTGTGGAGAAACATACGAAACAGATCTGATTTCATATATCGGCAAGCCAGAGCGTTTCGAAGATTTTCCAATATACAAGCGTTCACCTAGAATAATCAAGACAGAGCCTTATGCTAAGATTCAGATTAAGACACCAGATAAAGAAGAACGTCAGAAGAGAGGCGAACTCGTTAAGCGCATACTTCCTAGCTGCGTGATGATAATAGCTACGATTCTCATGAGCGTGTTCATGAGACGTGGCATGTTCATGATGGTTATGGTTGCGGCAACAGGTGCAACCATGATAATCACGGTTGTTACGTATATTGATGATAAGAAAGCTAAGGCTGCAGAGAAAAAGGAGCGCACCGAGGCATACGAGGAGTATCTACTCAAGAAGAGGAAAGAACTCTATGATAGAACCGAAGAATTTAAGGAGTCAAAGAGGTACCACAACCTAAGCCTAGTGAAGATCGAGGACGAGGTAAAGCACTATTCAAATAGGATTTACGAGAGGAATTTCAACGATGAGGACTTCTTAACCATATCGCTTGGCACAGCACCGGGAGTTCCTAGCTTCAAAATCGAGTGTGATGATGAAGGGTACGGTAGAGCTGGAGACAAGCTGTATAGTGAGATGCTTGATATATATAATAATTTCAAAGATGTTCAAGACCTCCCATATGTCGTTGATCTCAAGAAATCTCACCTAGGAATCGTTGGAAGGCCTGAATACTGTAGAGCGAGACTGAGAGATATCGTAACACAGACGGCATTCTTTCAGAGTTACCACGATGTCTGCATCGTACCAGTTGTCGGAGAGGCAAATAACTCAGAATATGACTGGATGCACTGGTTACCGCATACAGAGATTAGAAGTATCAATGTTTCTGGCGTAATCATAGGGGAAAATCAGAGAGATCAGGTGCTCGGGCACATCGCAAGAGAACTCAAGGCGAGAAGCTTGACCCGCGATGAGTCGAGGAAGGAAACTAGATTCACTCCTCACTATGTATTTCTCATCGATGAGTCAAAGCTTATTATAAATCACAGCATCATGGAGCACCTCAAGGAGGAAGGCTCGGAGCTTGGATTTACCCTTATATACATAACGCAGACGGAGAAGAATCTACCTGAGAATGTTAAGACGATACTAGAAGTAGAGGCTAAGAACGAGGGGAAGGTTCTCATGGACGAAGGGCATCTTATCAATAAGAAGCTCGAGTTTGACATGGCAAATATTGACTATGAGACATTTGCAAGACGCCTAAAACCGCTCATTCATAACAAAGGCGTTACCACGCAGATTCCAGAGAATATTTCGTTCCTTGAGCTATACGGCGTGAAATCACCTGCGGAAATAGATGTCAGGAATTTGTGGAACAGCAACGCGACTCATAGGTCGCTATCGGTACCTCTCGGTGTACGTGGCAAAGGAGATATCGTAACTCTCGACTTACACGAGAAGGCGCATGGACCACACGGACTTGTCGCGGGTACGACGGGCTCTGGAAAGTCGGAGATATTGCAGTCATACATACTGTCTTTGGCATGCAACTTCCATCCTCACGACGTTGGATTCCTGCTCATAGACTATAAGGGTGGAGGAATGGCAAACCTGTTTAGGAAACTGCCACATCTGCTCGGAACGATTACGAACCTTGATGGGGCAGAGAGCATGAGAGCGCTCGCATCTATCAAGAGTGAGCTCAAGAGACGTCAGGATGTATTTAATAGAAACGGTGTAAATAATATAAACAAATACTCGGAGAAATTCAGAGCTGGTCAGGCGACGGAGCCAATGCCACACCTCTTTATAATCTCCGACGAGTTTGCTGAGCTCAAGAAGGAGCAACCTGAGTTCATGGCAGAGCTAGTGTCGACAGCGAGAGTCGGCCGAAGCCTCGGAGTGCATCTCATACTTGCGACGCAGAAACCTACGGGCATAGTGGATGATCAGATATGGAGCAACTCAAGGTTTAAGCTGTGCCTCAAGGTTCAGAACGAAGCGGACAGCCGTGAACTTCTACATAGCGGTGATGCAGCCAATATCACAAATCCAGGACGTGCGTATCTGCAGGTAGGAAACAACGAGATATTTGAGCTCTTCCAGTCTGCATATAGTGGAGGTGCATACAGCGTTGAGAAAGAGCAGAGCGAAGCCGATGAGAGGATCTTCGTTCTCAATGAGCTCGGTCAGGGTAGGCTAATCAATGAAGATCTGAGCCTCGGCGAATCGAGCGACATAAACAAGGTTACGCAGCTCGATGCAGTTGTAGACCATATCAGGGATATATACGAAGCAGAACCATGCACAGAAGTTATGAAGCCATGGCTACCACCACTTGCTACGGAGATAATAAACCCTAATATTGCTAACATAGAGGTGGGAGAACTCCCTGATACTTCATTTGATGTCGGCATTATTGACATGCCTGATAAGCAGAAGCAGGAAGTGTATACCCATGACTTCTCGAAGTCCGGAAACATGGCGATATTCGGCACATCAAAGGTGGGAAAGTCTACAGCAGCAACTAATGCGATTCTATCGCTCTCAGCTAAGAATTCGCCAAATACACTTAATATGTACATCGTGGACTTCGGTAACACGGCGCTTTTCGCTCTTAAGGATTTGCCACAGGTTGCCGACTATATCTCCTTTGACGATACGGAGAAGTTTAGAAAGCTAAGGAATATTCTTTCAGATGAGATATCTGCGAGAAAGAAAAAGTTCGCCCGCTATAATGTCACAACCCTAGAGATGTACAATGCTTCAGGCAGTGAAATCATGCCGGCGATTGTTGTAGTTATAGATAATTACGACGTCATCAAGGAGATTGATTACGATCTGGAGAACTACTTCACCCAGCTGACAAGAGACGGAGTCGGAGTAGGAATCTACACACTTGTGACAGCAACAAGAGCAAATGCTATGAAGTATGCGGTGCTAAATAACTTTGGAGCTAGAATCTGCAACTTCATGTCCGATAGCAGCGAGATTGTTTCGCTCATCGGACGCAGTGAATACAAGTTGTCAGATATTAAGGGTCGCGCTCTAGTGAGCAAGGATAATGTGTATTTGATGCAGGAGTTTTTGCCAGTTAGATGTGAGCATAAGTCTCATTACAACACAGAATTGCAACGTATGGTTGAGGCCATTAAGAACGCGAATATTGGTACAACAGCAGAGAAGATTTCCGTCTTGCCAGATGAGGTCAACTTTGAAGAGATTATATTAGATAAGGTAGATGGAGATAACCGAATCGCAATAGGTCTTGATAGTGAGAAAGTGGCACCTTACTATATTGATAATAGATCTCAAGTTAAACTCATTCTGGGTCCTGTGCAGTCAGGAAAGACTAATGCTCTTAAAGTTATTTTGGAGCAGCTAAATAATGAGAAAATCTTTCTATTTGATTCAAGGACAAGAGATTTGGATGACTACGAGAATAGCAATAATGTGGTATATGCTGATCCAGCAAGTGATATTGGAGAATTTATTGCTAACTTTGAAGATATCATCCAGACGAGAGAGAGGGCATATAGCAAATATGATGGAAACCTCAAGATGAAAGAATTCTACGCATCATTAGATCCTATATCACTTATCGTAGAGGATGTAGATATTTGTGTTGAAGTACTAGGAAGCAAAGTAACAGAATTCAATTCACTTCTATGCAGAGGTCTTGCAACTCAGATCCATGTTTATGCAACTGCAATGTCAAATAAGCTAAAAGGATTTGATGCAGTCTCAAAAACAGTAAGAGATAACGCACAAAGTGGAATAGTACTGGGAGATCCACAATCACAGCAAATATTTGCTATTAGAAAAAATGAACTTGGTAAAGAGCGTGGGATGTCATATGTATACGAAAATGGGGTTATAGCAATGGTTAAAATTCCCCGTATGTAG
- a CDS encoding type VII secretion protein EssB/YukC, with protein sequence MIKIKKKKKAESSPAINIEEASSDKNYTIRHLKTDYPVGEDRIKQLALTSKRLVPCEITSEDDYYVFSYEIKGLKTLDRVKSARLIDKYELLINVSFLEELTDIYSFSLNPDNLMIDIGFRAYVLDRTFQTNDSTFLAEYKALAGAVLDGSHSYEDFLKGGNDLFSQTDVLSKVLAADSVNGVVKAVTEEAAIEQKNLDENFVTVKKEDITRHKVLLPVLCTIMIIALSLLGYEYFYKGRTNKKILNATEQYFAEDYGSVGKTLTSLNEGKMTDSTRYMAAVSAVRSSGLTAVQKDNILKAINRYKTNKDYLNYWVMIGREDYIAADDYAQKFGDNEHRVFALAQRRAQVSKDSSMSGAKKTATINKLDEEIKKLLEAIKEDKYGLTNKSGDSRASAQSTTEASSSNASSANSSGDNSSDEPKLLN encoded by the coding sequence ATGATTAAAATAAAAAAGAAAAAGAAAGCTGAGAGTAGTCCAGCTATTAATATAGAAGAAGCTAGCAGCGATAAGAATTATACTATACGCCACCTGAAGACGGATTATCCCGTTGGAGAGGATAGAATTAAGCAACTTGCACTTACAAGTAAGAGGCTTGTTCCGTGCGAGATAACGAGTGAGGATGACTACTATGTGTTTTCCTATGAGATAAAGGGACTTAAGACGCTCGATAGGGTAAAAAGTGCAAGATTGATTGATAAATATGAGCTTTTGATCAACGTGAGCTTCTTGGAGGAGCTTACTGATATATATTCATTTTCGCTTAATCCAGACAATTTGATGATTGATATAGGCTTTAGAGCATATGTACTGGATAGAACGTTCCAGACAAATGACAGTACTTTCTTAGCCGAGTATAAGGCTCTTGCCGGAGCAGTACTAGATGGGTCGCATTCGTATGAAGATTTTTTGAAAGGGGGAAATGATTTATTCTCCCAGACTGATGTGCTAAGCAAGGTACTAGCTGCAGATTCGGTAAACGGAGTAGTAAAAGCGGTAACTGAAGAGGCAGCTATTGAGCAGAAAAATTTAGACGAAAATTTCGTCACAGTGAAGAAAGAGGATATAACAAGACACAAGGTACTGCTACCGGTGCTATGTACCATTATGATTATCGCACTTTCGCTCCTCGGATACGAATATTTCTATAAAGGCAGAACTAATAAGAAAATCTTGAATGCTACAGAACAGTATTTTGCTGAAGATTACGGTTCGGTTGGTAAGACGCTAACATCGCTTAATGAAGGGAAAATGACGGATTCCACAAGATATATGGCAGCGGTTTCAGCCGTCAGAAGCAGTGGGCTTACAGCAGTGCAGAAGGATAACATTTTAAAGGCTATCAATAGATATAAGACGAACAAGGATTACCTAAACTACTGGGTGATGATTGGAAGAGAAGACTATATCGCTGCTGACGATTATGCTCAGAAGTTTGGAGATAATGAGCATCGTGTATTTGCACTAGCTCAGAGGCGTGCACAGGTGAGCAAGGATTCATCAATGTCAGGTGCGAAGAAGACGGCGACGATTAACAAGTTAGATGAAGAGATTAAAAAGCTTCTTGAAGCAATAAAAGAAGACAAGTATGGTCTGACTAACAAATCGGGAGATTCGAGAGCGTCGGCGCAATCAACTACCGAGGCAAGTAGTTCTAATGCGAGCAGCGCAAATTCAAGTGGTGATAATTCAAGCGACGAACCGAAGCTTCTTAATTAG
- the infA gene encoding translation initiation factor IF-1, with translation MSKKNSIEVMGTVIDAQPNAMFKVKLENGFEVLAHISGKIRMNYIRILPGDKVKVELSPYDLTRGRITWRDKN, from the coding sequence ATGTCGAAAAAGAATTCGATAGAAGTAATGGGCACGGTCATCGACGCACAGCCAAACGCAATGTTCAAGGTTAAGCTAGAGAACGGCTTCGAAGTCCTCGCCCACATTTCCGGTAAGATCAGGATGAATTACATCAGAATTCTGCCGGGTGACAAAGTAAAGGTAGAATTATCACCTTATGATTTAACACGTGGGAGGATCACGTGGCGTGATAAGAACTAA
- the rplQ gene encoding 50S ribosomal protein L17 — protein MNGYKKLGRNSAHRKSMLRNLVTDLFREGRITTTLDRAKEAGREAEKLITLAKRGDLHARRQVLAYVFDEDVVTKLFDEIAPEYAERNGGYTRVLKLGPRQGDNAEVVYLELV, from the coding sequence ATGAATGGTTACAAGAAGCTGGGCAGAAATTCTGCACACAGAAAATCCATGCTAAGAAACCTCGTAACCGATCTATTCAGAGAAGGTAGAATTACTACAACTCTAGATAGAGCGAAGGAAGCAGGTCGTGAAGCTGAGAAGCTAATTACACTAGCTAAACGTGGAGATCTTCATGCAAGAAGACAGGTTCTCGCATACGTTTTCGATGAAGATGTAGTTACAAAGCTCTTTGATGAGATCGCACCAGAGTACGCTGAGCGTAATGGCGGATATACAAGAGTTCTTAAGCTAGGACCTAGACAGGGAGATAATGCGGAGGTCGTATATCTCGAGCTCGTATAG